CGCGCGCCGGCTTCACGAACAGCGGCAGACCGAGCGCGGCGGCACGGCGGCGTACGTCTGCGGCGTCCCCGTCCCATTCCCGGCGGCGCACGGTCACCCACGGGGCGACGGCGATGCCCGCGGCCTGGAGGGCGATCTTCATGAAGTGCTTATCCATGCAGAGCGCGGAGTCGAGCACGCCGCCGCCCGCATACGGGACCTCGAGGGTGTCGAAGTAGCCCTGGATCGTGCCGTCCTCGCCGTGCGGTCCGTGCAGGATGGGCAGCACCACATCGATCTCGCCGAAGCCTTCGACCGAGCCGTCCGCCTGCACGACGCGCAGTGTGCGGTCACCACCCGGCTCGGGCCACAGCACACGAGTGCCGTTGTCGACGACCTCCGGGAGATGCGCCGCATCCAGCGGGAACTTCGCGGGATCGTCGTCTTCCAGCACGAATGCACCCTCGCGGGTGATGCCCACCGGGATCACGGCATACCGGTCGCGATCAATCGCTCCCAGCACGCCCCCCGCCGTTGCGGAACTGATCGAATGCTCGCTGGAGCGCCCGCCGAAGAGCACCACCACCGTCTGCTTGTCCATGGTTGGTCCTCTCACCCTGCGGGGTGTCGTCGTCCGTCGTCAGGTGGGGTGCGATGTCCCGCGGATCCATCTTGCCGTCGAGCACCATCTTCACCTGCTCGACGATGGGCATGTCGACCTCGGCTTCGCGTGCGAGCTGCAGGATCGGAGCGACGGAGGCGAGACCTTCCGCCGTCTGCTGCATCTGCTTCACGACGTCCTGGAAGCTGTACCCCTGGCCGAGCAGGCGTCCCGCCGTGTTGTTCCTGCTCAGCGGCGACTGGCACGTGGCGATCAGGTCGCCGAGACCGGCCAGGCCCTGGAGCGTCTCCGGATGCGCACCGTTGGCCACCGCGAAGTCCGTCATCTCGACGAGTCCGCGCGTGATGATCGATGCCTTCGTGTTCTCCCCGTACCCGACGCCGTCGACGATGCCGATGGCGACCGCGATCAGGTTCTTGAGGACGCCGCCGAACTCCGTGCCGATCACGTCGGTGTTCACGAAGGTGCGGAAATACTGGTTGCGAGCCGCGCGCGCGACGACATCGGCCGTCTCTTGACTGCGGGAGGAGATCACGGCTGCGGTGGGCTGCTCCCGCGCGATCTCCAGTGCGAGGTTCGGCCCCGATGCCACGGCGATGCGGTCGGGATCGCAGCGGAGTTCCTGCTGGATCACCTGGCTCATGCGAAGACCCGTGCCGCGTTCGACGCCCTTCATGAGGCTGATGACCTTGGTGTCGCTGTCGGCGAGCAACGGGCGCAGCGCCTTCAGGTTCTCGCGGAGCGACTGGCTCGGCACCGACAGGTATACCTGTTCCACGCCGTCGAGCGATGTCGCGAGTTCGTGGGTGGCCGCCATCGTCCGCGGGAGATTGATGCCCGGGAGGTAGCGTGAATTGCGCTTGGCCTCGTTGATCTCGTGCGCGAGTTCTGCACGCCGGGCCCACATCGTGACGTGTGCGCCGCCGTCGGCGAGGATCTTGCCGAAGGTCGTCCCCCAGCTGCCGGCGCCGATCACCGTGACGCGCGGTCCGCTCGGAACGGTTCTCTTAGGAGTCAAGGCGCCCGGTCTCCTTCTGGCCGTGGTTCGCGGGGTTCCATCGCTCCGCCGGGGCCTTCTCGTCTCGAAGCTCCTCGAGCAGAGCGGTGATGGCGTTCATGAGTCGATCGGTGGCTTCATTGAGGGCAGCAGGCTCGCCCGCACGTTCACGCAGATCCGCGACATCGACCGGATCTCCGATGAGCACGCGGACCGGCTTGCGCAGCGGCCAGAGGCTGAGACCCTTCTGATAGCGCCCCATGATCGCCTGGGTTCCCCACTGGGCCATCGGGATCAGCGGGATGCCGTCGGCGAGTGCCAGACGCACCGCGCCCGACTTGCCGCGCATCGGCCACAGCTCGGGATCACGTGTGAGCGTGCCCTCGGGGTACACGATCACACCCCGACCGTGCTCGACGAGCTCTTCCGACTGCTTCATCGTCTGCCGAGCGGACGCGGCCGATGAAGTGCGAGCGACCGGGATCATCCCGGTGCGGCGCAGGAACCAGCCGAGCACCGGCACCCTGAAGAGGCTTTCCTTGGCCATGAAGCGCGGCGCACGACCGGCGCGCCAGACGGCGACGGCGACGATGAGCGGATCGAACTCCGAGTAGTGGTTCGGGGCCAGCACGAACGAGCCCTCACGCGGCAGCTTCTCCGCCCCGCGGACGCGGATCTTCGCGATCAGGGAGACCGGAGGGATCACCAGCGCCGCGAGCGGCCAGAAAATGCTCGGGCGCTTCGTCTCCGATGATCGGGACGCCACTTCGGTCACCGGATGACGTCGAAGTCGGCGCCGAGCGCGTCGAGCTTGGCGAGGAACTTCTCGTAGCCGCGGCTGAGGATGTCGACGCCGGACACCTTCGACTCCCCGGTGGCGGTCAGCGCCGCGATGACGTGGCTGTAGCCGCCGCGAAGGTCGGGGACCACGATGTCAGCGCCGTGCAGCGGCGTGGGGCCGGTGACGACGGCGGCCTGCTCGAGGTCGCGACGCGGGACCCGACGCGGGCCGTCCTGGAGACCCCGGGGGTGGACGACGATGTCGGCGCCCATCTTGACCAGCGCATCGGTGAAGCCCATCCGGTTCTCGTACACGGTCTCGTGCACGACGGAGCGACCGTGTGCCTGGGTGAGCGCGACGACCAGCGGCTGCTGCCAGTCGGTCATGAAGCCGGGGTGCACATCGGTCTCGATCACGACGGGCTTGATCTCGCCGTCGCGACGGAAGAGGATGCCGTCTTCCTGGATGTCGAACCAGCCGCCCGCCTTGCGGAAGACGTTGAGGAACGTCAGCATCTCCTGCTGCTTGGCGCCGCCGACGAAGATCTCGCCGTCAGTGGCCAGCGCGGCGGAGGCC
Above is a window of Microbacterium aurugineum DNA encoding:
- a CDS encoding lysophospholipid acyltransferase family protein, yielding MTEVASRSSETKRPSIFWPLAALVIPPVSLIAKIRVRGAEKLPREGSFVLAPNHYSEFDPLIVAVAVWRAGRAPRFMAKESLFRVPVLGWFLRRTGMIPVARTSSAASARQTMKQSEELVEHGRGVIVYPEGTLTRDPELWPMRGKSGAVRLALADGIPLIPMAQWGTQAIMGRYQKGLSLWPLRKPVRVLIGDPVDVADLRERAGEPAALNEATDRLMNAITALLEELRDEKAPAERWNPANHGQKETGRLDS
- a CDS encoding D-alanine--D-alanine ligase family protein; this encodes MDKQTVVVLFGGRSSEHSISSATAGGVLGAIDRDRYAVIPVGITREGAFVLEDDDPAKFPLDAAHLPEVVDNGTRVLWPEPGGDRTLRVVQADGSVEGFGEIDVVLPILHGPHGEDGTIQGYFDTLEVPYAGGGVLDSALCMDKHFMKIALQAAGIAVAPWVTVRRREWDGDAADVRRRAAALGLPLFVKPARAGSSVGVSKVDTADELDAALAVAFAEDDKVLIETGVSGREIEVAVLEGADGVRASLPGEIVLTSRGFYDFEGKYLGGDGVDVVCPAELTDAETAAIQQAGIRAFDAVDGRGLARVDMFLTPTGELVVNELNTMPGFTPISMFPKCWVASGLSYGELITELVEAGLRR
- a CDS encoding NAD(P)H-dependent glycerol-3-phosphate dehydrogenase, with the translated sequence MTPKRTVPSGPRVTVIGAGSWGTTFGKILADGGAHVTMWARRAELAHEINEAKRNSRYLPGINLPRTMAATHELATSLDGVEQVYLSVPSQSLRENLKALRPLLADSDTKVISLMKGVERGTGLRMSQVIQQELRCDPDRIAVASGPNLALEIAREQPTAAVISSRSQETADVVARAARNQYFRTFVNTDVIGTEFGGVLKNLIAVAIGIVDGVGYGENTKASIITRGLVEMTDFAVANGAHPETLQGLAGLGDLIATCQSPLSRNNTAGRLLGQGYSFQDVVKQMQQTAEGLASVAPILQLAREAEVDMPIVEQVKMVLDGKMDPRDIAPHLTTDDDTPQGERTNHGQADGGGALRRALQRAFDQFRNGGGRAGSD